The following are from one region of the Nicotiana tabacum cultivar K326 chromosome 3, ASM71507v2, whole genome shotgun sequence genome:
- the LOC142176764 gene encoding uncharacterized protein LOC142176764: MAFASDLNEKSSEATRKLKESLREFPTTTWIDVYNRYSTKLRIEEYTIIQSRKDERGKQAYMKNRQEPLKPASLKRTVNVISGGEKINGVTCTVAKKVSKITVTHGKRVHQVLEEDSIIFDDTDVDGVMTPHNNALVISLLLHDTNVKRVLIDPSSFVNIILLRVVNEMQANDKLIPKARTLSGFDNSSFVTKWEIIITTFVEGVVKDTKFQVIEMDMTYNIILDRPWIHEMDVVLSTLHQVIKFPSQWGIRQIRGDQQASRSINSVADLSAKSDEK; this comes from the exons ATGGCTTTTGCCAGTGATCTGAATGAAAAAAGCTCTGAAGCTACGAGGAAACTCAAAGAAAGCTTAAGAGAATTTCCTACAACAACTTGGATTGATGTTTACAATAGATACAGCACAAAACTGCGGATAGAAGAATATACTATCATTCAATCTCGGAAAGATGAAAGA GGAAAGCAGGCGTATATGAAGAATAGGCAAGAACCGCTGAAACCTGCATCACTAAAAAGAACGGTTAATGTCATAAGTGGaggggagaagatcaatggcgtAACATGCACGGTAGCAAAGAAGGTGTCAAAAATCACAGTCACCCACGGAAAGCGAGTTCATCAAGTTTTGGAAGAAGACAGTATAATATTTGATGATACAGATGTAGATGGAGTGATGACCCCACACaataatgcactggtaatatctttacttttACATGACACTAATGTAaagcgagttttgattgatccaagtAGTTTTGTGAATATCATTCTGTTGAGAGTGGTAAACGAGATGCAAGCCAATGATAAGTTGATACCCAAGGCACGAACCTTGTCTGGTTTTGACAACTCGAGCTTCGTAACAAAATGGGAGATAATAATCACCACATTCGTAGAAGGAGTAGTCAAAGACAccaaatttcaagtgatagaaaTGGATATGACTTACAATATAATTCTCGAcagaccatggattcacgaaaTGGATGTTGTTTTATCTACCCTACATCAAGTTATCAAGTTTCCTTCACAATGGGGAATACGACAAATCCGTGGTGACCAACAGGCTTCTCGAAGCATTAACTCAGTAGCAGACTTAAGCGCGAAAAGCGACGAAAAATAG